From the genome of Torulaspora globosa chromosome 2, complete sequence, one region includes:
- a CDS encoding uncharacterized protein (ancestral locus Anc_3.424): MDKDLPPQVYSLENGFAYSHHPYGSQIARPDGPLLMQDVHHIENMAHFDRERIPERVVHAKGGGCRFEFELTDSLSDITYAAPYQEVGYKCPGVVRFSTVGRERGSADTLRDPRGASWKFYTNWGNHDWVFNNTPVFFIRDGLQFPHFIHTQKRDPQSHLNQDSDTSTFWDFLTQNVESVHQIVYMFGPRGTPAHWGDMSSYSGHTFKFINKKNELTYVKIHVRPVNGFKCLSTEEAKKLAGSNPDYNQAKLFRQLENGEKSKYNCYVQTMTPKQAEEFRYSINDITKIWPHSQFPLRKFGEITLTENVINFFEEIEQIAFSPSNTCIPGIEPTNDTMLQARLFSYPDTQRHRLGANYAQLPVNRPRNAGCPYATLFSTGSKTREQALGNFDCPYTLSNFQRDGPQCLYNKGGEPNYISTLSKTSLSFKNLTDDSLSKKFAGVVLDEEAKRSLIQQEAERERHEKIINGKINEYYYKSGLSELDLEQPRVLYERVFDEETKKIFIDNVVDHVSLCLDPAIKARVTQYFGLLNRDLGATLAKHLNVEYQPLDLAGYAKAVGISSAA; this comes from the coding sequence ATGGACAAAGATCTTCCACCTCAAGTATACTCGTTAGAAAATGGGTTCGCCTACAGCCATCATCCCTATGGCTCCCAAATTGCGAGGCCTGATGGCCCTCTGCTAATGCAAGATGTTCATCACATCGAGAATATGGCCCATTTCGACAGGGAAAGGATTCCCGAGAGAGTTGTTCATGCCAAGGGTGGCGGTTGCCGTTTCGAGTTTGAATTGACCGATTCTTTGAGCGATATCACCTATGCCGCACCCTACCAGGAGGTGGGTTACAAGTGCCCGGGCGTGGTCCGCTTCTCCACAGTGGGTCGTGAGCGAGGCTCTGCGGATACCCTCAGAGATCCACGAGGAGCCTCTTGGAAATTCTATACCAATTGGGGTAACCATGACTGGGTTTTCAACAATACACCAGTCTTCTTCATTAGGGATGGCCTCCAGTTCCCACATTTCATTCACACACAGAAAAGAGATCCTCAATCACATTTAAACCAGGACAGCGACACTTCAACATTTTGGGACTTTTTAACGCAAAATGTGGAATCTGTTCACCAGATAGTGTATATGTTTGGGCCTAGAGGTACACCAGCTCACTGGGGTGACATGTCCTCTTATTCTGGTCACACATTCAAGTTCATCAATAAAAAGAATGAATTGACTTACGTGAAAATTCACGTCCGTCCAGTCAATGGCTTCAAATGCTTGAGTACCGAGGAGGCTAAGAAGCTCGCCGGGTCCAACCCTGATTACAACCAAGCCAAATTGTTCCGTCAATTGGAAAATGGTGAGAAATCTAAGTACAATTGCTATGTGCAAACTATGACTCCAAAGCAGGCAGAAGAATTTAGGTACTCAATCAATGATATAACCAAGATTTGGCCTCACTCGCAGTTCCCACTGAGGAAATTTGGTGAAATCACCCTCACTGAGAACGTCATTAATTTCTTCGAGGAAATCGAGCAGATTGCCTTCAGTCCAAGCAACACCTGTATTCCCGGCATTGAGCCAACCAACGACACTATGCTGCAGGCTCGTTTGTTCTCTTACCCCGATACCCAGCGTCACAGATTAGGTGCTAACTATGCCCAATTACCAGTTAACAGACCAAGAAACGCAGGCTGTCCATATGCCACTCTCTTCTCCACCGGCAGCAAGACGAGGGAGCAAGCGCTTGGCAACTTCGATTGCCCCTACACTCTTTCGAATTTTCAGAGAGATGGTCCTCAGTGTCTGTACAACAAGGGAGGAGAACCAAACTATATATCCACACTCTCGAAGACATCCctcagcttcaagaatttgactGATGACAGTTTGTCCAAGAAGTTTGCCGGCGTTGTGCTGGATGAGGAAGCCAAGAGGAGTTTGATCCAGCAGGAAGCGGAAAGAGAGAGACACGAGAAGATTATCAACGGAAAGATAAATGAGTACTACTACAAGAGTGGTTTAAGTGAGTTAGATCTCGAGCAACCTCGCGTCTTGTATGAGAGGGTTTTTGACGAGGAAACCAAGAAGATATTTATCGACAACGTGGTCGACCATGTTTCGCTCTGTCTTGACCCTGCAATCAAGGCGAGGGTCACCCAGTATTTTGGCTTGCTGAACAGAGATCTTGGTGCCACACTCGCCAAACACTTGAACGTTGAATATCAGCCACTAGACCTTGCAGGTTACGCTAAGGCGGTCGGTATTTCGAGTGCAGCTTGA
- the RPN7 gene encoding proteasome regulatory particle lid subunit RPN7 (ancestral locus Anc_3.423): MSKDTSNQVSNDSDENGEETRFVDPAVHRVPNYEVSEKAFILTQPKVNADKQSLIESILELVKKEEMAPYYKYLCDEYLPSGTLKFDEALYQELLKKNEEKVASLKNKLTEVEENDEGELEKAQCWIELGEYYTQIGDRANALDTLEKALGKAISTGAKIDVMFTITRIGFFFNDQFFVKEKLEQINVMIEKGGDWERRNRFKTYKGIHCLAVRNFKEAAKLLVDSLATFTSVELASYESIATYASVAGLFTLERTELKSKVIDSSELLSLLNTTSALQSISSLTISLYTSDYSSFFPFLLETYENVLLPCKYLNAHSDFFVREMRRKVYAQLLDSYKTLSLRSMAGAFGVSVEFLDNDLGKFIPNKQLNCVIDRVNGIVETNRPDNKNAQYHLLIKQGDGLLTKLQKYGAAVKLTGSERVA, from the coding sequence ATGTCAAAGGATACTAGTAACCAAGTCAGTAATGATAGCGACGAAAATGGCGAGGAGACCCGCTTCGTGGATCCAGCGGTTCACCGAGTTCCAAACTATGAGGTCTCTGAAAAGGCATTTATCCTTACTCAACCTAAAGTGAATGCAGATAAGCAGAGTTTAATCGAATCAATCCTCGAGCTGGTAAAGAAAGAGGAAATGGCCCCATATTACAAATATTTATGCGATGAGTACCTCCCAAGTGGcactttgaaatttgacGAAGCTTTATACCAAGAAttactgaagaagaacgaagaaAAGGTCGCCAGTCTCAAGAACAAGCTTACAGAGGTGGAGGAGAACGATGAAGGGGAATTGGAGAAGGCACAATGTTGGATCGAGCTCGGAGAATATTACACGCAAATCGGTGATCGCGCTAACGCCTTAGACACCCTGGAAAAGGCCTTGGGAAAAGCCATCTCTACTGGAGCGAAGATAGATGTCATGTTCACCATTACTAGAAttggtttcttcttcaatgatcaATTTTTCGTCAAGGAAAAACTGGAGCAAATAAACGTTATGATCGAAAAGGGCGGCGATTGGGAAAGAAGAAACAGGTTCAAAACCTATAAAGGTATCCACTGCTTAGCAGTtagaaatttcaaagaggcAGCTAAATTGCTAGTCGATTCTTTGGCTACGTTCACTTCGGTTGAATTGGCGTCGTATGAAAGCATCGCTACTTACGCTTCCGTTGCAGGTCTATTTACGTTGGAAAGAACGGAGCTTAAATCTAAGGTGATTGACTCTTCGGAGCTGCTCTCTCTGCTCAATACTACTTCCGCACTTCAATCCATCTCTTCCCTCACGATCTCCCTATACACTTCCGATTACTCCAGTTTCTTCccttttctgcttgaaaCTTACGAAAATGTTCTGCTTCCATGCAAGTACCTAAACGCCCACTCAGACTTCTTTGTCAGAgagatgagaagaaaagtGTATGCTCAGCTACTTGATTCCTACAAGACATTGTCTCTCAGGTCAATGGCAGGCGCCTTCGGAGTATCAGTCGAGTTCCTGGACAATGACCTAGGTAAGTTCATCCCAAATAAACAACTGAACTGCGTTATTGACAGAGTCAATGGGATCGTCGAAACAAACAGACCTGATAACAAGAATGCCCAGTACCATctgctcatcaagcaaGGGGATGGACTGCTAACTAAGCTTCAAAAATATGGTGCGGCCGTAAAACTTACGGGCTCGGAACGGGTCGCTTAA
- the YTH1 gene encoding cleavage polyadenylation factor RNA-binding subunit YTH1 (ancestral locus Anc_3.422) has protein sequence MSLAHPDTSNYPFKFEPFLRQEYSFSLDPDRPICEFYNSREGPSSCPRGVSCPRKHVLPIFQNKIVCKHWLRGLCKKNDQCEYLHEYNLRKMPECVFYSKNGYCTQTPECQYLHIDPQSKIALCEDYTMGFCPLGAQCKKRHIKKVICPRYITGFCPLGRKECDMAHPEFVVPSKISRLWIKKDEEINTRKSDAEKERRLNAIINGEIEI, from the coding sequence ATGTCGCTGGCTCATCCCGACACTTCAAATTACCCATTCAAGTTTGAACCTTTCCTAAGGCAGGAGTATTCCTTTTCACTTGATCCAGATCGGCCCATCTGTGAGTTTTACAACTCGAGAGAGGGTCCCAGTTCGTGTCCTCGTGGAGTATCATGTCCTAGGAAACACGTTCTGCCCATCTTTCAGAATAAAATTGTCTGCAAACATTGGCTGCGTGGGCTCTGCAAGAAAAACGATCAGTGCGAGTACCTGCACGAGTACAACCTTAGGAAGATGCCCGAATGTGTCTTTTATTCCAAAAACGGCTATTGCACTCAAACGCCGGAATGCCAGTACCTTCATATTGATCCTCAATCGAAGATTGCGCTTTGCGAAGACTACACGATGGGATTCTGTCCTCTGGGCGCGCAATGTAAGAAAAGACACATAAAGAAAGTGATATGTCCCAGATACATTACCGGGTTCTGCCCACTAGGACGGAAAGAGTGCGACATGGCGCATCCGGAATTTGTGGTACCGAGCAAGATCAGCAGACTGtggatcaagaaggatgaagagattaaCACAAGAAAGTCTGACGCggagaaggaaagaagGCTAAACGCAATCATTAACGGTGAAATCGAGATATAG
- the ISR1 gene encoding putative protein kinase ISR1 (ancestral locus Anc_3.421): MASMNTPPTSPSLAFGTQASDGGVPCSSTQCLARDLRRWGNECPKSPCSARGDSDVDERLLCSLAGRGLDLIADAKAHLGTLPVGRGPYCYVYEVLNTGKVIKFPRSKRHSKMVLLEAAVQYTIALQCRHVTPVLAVSYVSKQQFTGLRASECVPGIVMPRMRMDLQRFYQAHDHVEVRRIWWKAAEQTLSCLQSLKTQAFIHGDIKTANILLDFEQEPNFFLADFSTAKKVPRGSRAIRGASIQATMEYCAPETLRDSIESFDTDLYSLGLCLLALITRQEPFRELQQAKNHGTYSVQQSQWLVNAVLKNDPINLNVLSKSLHCQWPDELSFLSLILVKRLPVEDCIVAISRFHR; encoded by the coding sequence ATGGCCAGCATGAATACTCCTCCTACCTCACCGTCGCTGGCGTTTGGGACGCAGGCGTCAGACGGCGGCGTTCCATGCTCTTCGACACAGTGTCTGGCCAGAGATCTTAGGCGATGGGGTAATGAGTGTCCCAAATCTCCCTGCTCTGCGAGGGGAGACAGTGATGTGGATGAGCGTCTGCTCTGTTCGCTAGCAGGACGCGGACTGGATCTCATCGCGGACGCGAAAGCGCATCTGGGCACGCTGCCGGTCGGACGAGGCCCGTACTGTTACGTGTACGAGGTACTGAACACGGGGAAGGTGATCAAGTTCCCTCGCTCGAAGAGGCACAGCAAAATGGTGCTGTTAGAGGCCGCAGTGCAATATACTATTGCTTTGCAATGTCGTCACGTGACGCCAGTGCTTGCCGTCTCGTACGTTAGTAAGCAGCAATTCACGGGGCTGCGGGCCAGCGAGTGTGTGCCCGGCATTGTGATGCCGAGGATGAGGATGGATTTGCAGCGCTTCTATCAAGCACATGATCACGTGGAAGTGCGGCGGATCTGGTGGAAGGCCGCTGAACAGACGCTGAGCTGTTTGCAGTCCCTCAAGACGCAGGCTTTCATTCATGGGGATATAAAGACGGCCAACATACTGCTTGACTTCGAGCAAGAGCCTaattttttcttggcgGATTTTAGCACTGCCAAGAAAGTGCCGCGCGGTAGTCGCGCGATCCGCGGCGCGTCGATCCAGGCAACCATGGAGTACTGCGCTCCGGAAACGTTGCGAGACTCGATAGAGTCATTTGACACAGACCTTTATTCTCTGGGGCTCTGTTTGCTGGCGCTGATCACTCGGCAGGAGCCGTTCCGCGAGCTGCAGCAGGCCAAGAACCATGGAACATACTCGGTTCAGCAGTCGCAATGGCTGGTGAACGCCGTGCTAAAGAATGACCCCATAAATTTGAACGTGTTGAGCAAATCGCTTCATTGCCAGTGGCCCGACGAGCTTTCGTTTCTGTCGTTGATCCTTGTAAAGAGACTTCCGGTGGAAGATTGTATAGTCGCTATATCTCGATTTCACCGTTAA
- the PIL1 gene encoding lipid-binding protein PIL1 (ancestral locus Anc_3.420): MHRTYSLRNTRAPTASDLQNPPPPPASTRGKFFGKGGIAYSFRKNAAGSWGPELSRKLSQLVKIEKNVLRSMEIASNERRDAAKQLSIWGLENDDDVSDITDKLGVLIYEISELDDQFIDRYDQYRLTLKSIRDIEGSVQPSRDRKDKITDKIAYLKYKDPQSAKIEVLEQELVRAEAESLVAEAQLSNITRSKLRAAFNYQFDSIIEHSEKIALIAGYGKALLELLDDSPVTPGETRPAYDGYEASKQIIIDAETALNEWTLDSAQVKPTLSFKPEEYENYEDQVEEEEEVEGGQEGAEEEGRWAQHEEAVQEVTSEQERHNHEKHVHEAHGETATTTVA; this comes from the coding sequence ATGCATAGAACATATTCATTGAGAAATACCAGAGCTCCAACTGCTTCGGATCTACAAAATCCTCCTCCACCACCAGCTTCTACCAGAGGCAAATTCTTTGGGAAAGGGGGGATTGCTTACTCGTTCAGGAAGAATGCTGCTGGGTCCTGGGGTCCAGAGCTTTCGAGAAAGCTTTCGCAGTTGGTaaagattgagaagaacGTATTGCGGTCTATGGAGATCGCTTCCAACGAGAGGCGTGATGCTGCCAAGCAATTATCTATCTGGGGGTTGGAGAACGATGATGACGTTTCTGACATTACGGACAAATTGGGAGTGTTGATTTACGAGATCAGCGAGCTGGACGATCAATTTATCGACCGTTACGATCAGTACCGTTTGACTTTGAAGTCGATTAGGGATATCGAAGGGTCCGTTCAGCCTTCCAGAGACCGgaaggacaagatcacCGACAAGATCGCGTACTTGAAGTACAAGGATCCACAATCGGCCAAGATCGAGGTGTTGGAGCAGGAATTGGTTCGTGCCGAAGCTGAGTCGCTTGTTGCGGAAGCACAACTCTCTAACATCACAAGATCGAAGCTGAGAGCAGCCTTCAACTACCAGTTCGACTCTATCATCGAACATTCTGAGAAGATTGCATTAATTGCCGGCTATGGTAAGGCCTTGCTCGAGCTTTTGGACGACTCTCCTGTGACGCCAGGTGAAACCAGACCTGCCTACGATGGCTACGAGGCTTCCAAGCAGATCATCATCGACGCGGAGACCGCCCTAAACGAATGGACCCTAGACTCCGCTCAGGTCAAGCCAAccttgagcttcaagcCAGAGGAGTATGAAAACTACGAGGACCAggtcgaagaagaggaggaagtCGAGGGTGGTCAGGAAGGCGCCGAGGAGGAGGGCAGATGGGCCCAGCACGAAGAAGCCGTTCAAGAGGTCACCAGTGAGCAGGAACGTCACAACCATGAAAAGCATGTCCACGAGGCTCACGGTGAGACTGCTACCACGACGGTGGCCTGA
- the COG4 gene encoding Golgi transport complex subunit COG4 (ancestral locus Anc_3.419) gives MSSNSSSSWDTDVLEGQLFKKLTKYSLYLQKLSTASQVKKLSQIIERDHEEQLRSLDQFIQESQTKHNRAVRSLELQRTDLTTTLSKYHTSLTAISNSNVTATAIHDDIVTVEREDLLIKKTFQFVQSVSILKNNISVIHSALEARDHQLAAKSIHEIRSLPKEIVGSEFAKKVVPTSDIPEEPAVLIEKWCSDLTDIFKADFLEAAKAQDIPQLTLIFKMFPLIGQNSLGLDLYSKYVCGIIAEESRKIMTMEAKKRGVFAQALLHLFKIVSTIINDHSKVISACYGDNFMIHVMEKVQKEADLQAGLILDTFNETRKVDRITRAISSLNLSHQEFVNEYGLEPDTVRARTHKMNDQVSERDGGLSDISDITDVLSEFSQMLQNWSMYSRFFSVRWYEFLNVTNLEMVTPPPPIADSQYFSKLQKDAFYANFEILVTHCLEKSFKQSLSLEELPSINDLVIFKRVEHTDIFSYPVSSILDDLSLLIRKNLILTLNTGQTQIFSRFLDQIAKFYQNEYLVRYMQTELKNLQSRLNSSLVLKKYVPKAGPDGSLSSRAASPSAMETYATNKLSQFGFNFRGAAANALTNFQSNLQAVVSDEDAVLSLHHYLIYVNTLYMNPKIAHRLFITEILEENPRLLHDNFPFGTDADILAKKVASCEALLAKQTNKLQKWSIKFLFENVLANKIRTILSNILINSNDNHYISGADDYDDLSTVHEFISKWNTHMVPYENILTKDAFLELLSLIVNCIIEKLEQRIWALQVNELGATKLDRELSLLIATVCQQNYALREKFAKLTQLVLILGFDDDDFDVDGGDLKEEISNDINWVISPQERVKARSLKIDRRH, from the coding sequence ATGAGCTCTAAttcctcatcgtcatgGGACACTGATGTTCTTGAGGGTcaattgttcaagaaattaACAAAGTACTCGCTGTATCTGCAAAAACTGTCTACTGCCTCACAAGTGAAGAAACTATCACAAATCATAGAAAGGGATCATGAAGAACAATTGAGATCACTCGACCAGTTCATTCAAGAATCACAGACTAAACACAATAGGGCGGTACGAAGTCTGGAATTGCAGAGAACTGATCTGACTACTactctttcaaaatacCATACTTCTTTAACGGCGATATCAAACTCCAATGTTACTGCCACGGCGATCCATGATGACATTGTTACAGTCGAACGTGAAGATTTACTGATTaagaaaacttttcaattTGTGCAGTCCGTTAGCATCCTAAAGAACAACATCTCAGTCATTCATAGTGCCCTTGAGGCTAGGGACCATCAACTGGCAGCAAAATCGATACATGAGATTAGGAGTCTACCAAAAGAAATTGTTGGGTCcgagtttgccaagaaggtGGTCCCAACCAGTGATATACCCGAGGAGCCGGCTGTTCTGATAGAGAAATGGTGTAGCGACCTAAcagacatcttcaaagctgaCTTTCTagaagctgcaaaagcaCAAGATATCCCACAATTGACTTTGATCTTTAAAATGTTTCCGCTAATAGGTCAAAACTCTTTGGGACTTGACCTGTATTCCAAGTATGTCTGTGGCATTATCGCCGAAGAAAGTCGGAAAATTATGACAATGGAAGCTAAGAAGAGAGGAGTTTTTGCCCAGgctttgcttcatcttttcaagattgTATCTACCATCATAAACGACCACTCAAAGGTTATCTCGGCTTGTTATGGTGATAACTTCATGATCCATGTCATGGAAAAAGTTCAAAAGGAGGCTGATCTGCAAGCAGGTCTGATATTGGACACTTTTAATGAAACAAGAAAGGTCGACCGCATAACAAGAGCTATAAGTTCTTTGAATTTAAGTCACCAAGAATTCGTTAATGAGTACGGTCTGGAGCCTGACACTGTTCGCGCTCGAACCCACAAAATGAATGATCAGGTATCGGAACGTGACGGCGGCTTGAGTGATATCAGCGACATAACCGATGTACTCAGTGAATTCTCGCAAATGTTGCAAAACTGGTCAATGTATTCGAGATTTTTCTCCGTTAGATGGTACGAGTTTCTGAACGTCACAAACTTGGAAATGGTTACGCCGCCACCACCAATAGCTGATAGTCAATACTTTAGCAAGCTACAGAAGGACGCTTTTTATGCGAATTTTGAGATTTTAGTGACTCATTGTCTGGAGAAGTCTTTCAAGCAGAGCTTGTCCCTCGAGGAATTGCCCTCAATAAATGATCTAGTAATTTTCAAACGGGTAGAGCATACTGACATCTTTTCGTATCCAGTCTCATCAATCCTGGATGACCTTTCATTGCTTATAAGGAAGAATCTTATTCTGACGCTCAACACAGGTCAGACCCAGATCTTCTCCCGATTCCTGGATCAGATTGCGAAATTCTATCAGAATGAGTATTTGGTGAGATATATGCAAACGGAGCTCAAAAATTTACAATCGAGATTGAACTCTTCACTGGTACTGAAAAAATACGTGCCCAAAGCAGGCCCAGATGGATCGCTGAGTTCCAGGGCTGCTTCTCCCTCCGCAATGGAAACTTATGCCACAAACAAATTATCACAGTTCGGCTTCAATTTTAGAGGAGCAGCTGCGAATGCTCTAACCAACTTCCAATCGAATCTACAGGCAGTAGtttctgatgaagacgcAGTCTTATCGTTGCATCACTACCTCATTTATGTCAACACTCTTTACATGAATCCTAAGATTGCGCACAGGCTATTTATCACAGAgattttggaagaaaatccGAGGCTCTTACATGACAACTTCCCGTTCGGTACTGATGCGGATATTTTGGCTAAGAAAGTGGCCTCATGTGAGGCCCTTCTCGCCAAACAAACAAACAAACTGCAAAAATGGTCGATAAAGTTCCTGTTTGAAAATGTGCTTGCCAATAAAATACGAACGATTTTGAGTAACATCCTGATTAATAGTAACGATAATCATTATATCTCGGGTGCAGACGATTACGATGATCTATCAACAGTGCATGAATTTATCTCCAAATGGAACACCCACATGGTGCCATACGAGAACATTCTGACCAAAGACGCTTTTTTGGAATTATTATCACTAATAGTTAACTGcatcatcgaaaagcttGAACAAAGAATTTGGGCGCTACAAGTCAACGAGCTTGGCGCTACCAAGCTTGACCGCGAACTAAGCCTACTTATCGCCACTGTATGTCAGCAAAATTACGCGCTGAGGGAGAAATTCGCCAAATTGACTCAACTGGTCCTAATTCTTGGattcgatgacgacgattTCGATGTTGACGGCGGAGACCTaaaggaagaaatctcCAACGACATCAATTGGGTTATCAGCCCACAAGAACGTGTCAAAGCAAGGAGTCTGAAAATTGACAGAAGGCATTGA